One genomic region from Hoeflea algicola encodes:
- the putA gene encoding bifunctional proline dehydrogenase/L-glutamate gamma-semialdehyde dehydrogenase PutA, producing MNATTAQALTAFHTPHAPDDDRLISSFAQDLSFSSVQDQAIDARAGKLIKAIRSDSGQMGGVEDFLREYGLSTREGLALMVLAEALLRVPDALTQDRLIEDKLKEGGWSDHEGHGDTWFVSASAWALGMSARVIKPGETPEGVMRGLVKRMGMPTVRTATRQAMRFLGHHFVLGETIQDALSRAAKNEARGYRHSYDMLGEGARTRADAKRYFKSYADAIAAIGKSADKAAAGRKLPERPGISVKLSALHPRYLPTHREQVLVELVPDLIELAKMAKAYDLNFTVDAEEVDRLELSLDVIDRAFADPSLAGWDGFGLAIQAYQKRAPQVIEHIAGLCRKHDRRMMVRLVKGAYWDTEIKRAQERGLEGYAVYTRKAATDLSYLACARQMLDLRTLIYPQFATHNALTVATIIEMAQDRSGFEFQRLHGMGEVVYDSLAKGNDRVPCRIYAPVGGYRDLLAYLVRRLLENGANSSFVAVAGDKNIPITQLLERPEVKLGLARGQSARNSQIPLPLAIYSDRANSRGVEFGDRLQLASLVAGMERSAGTVEAGPLAPGLKPGGPAQEVRSPSDPSKIVGTVRFTDPKDVDKAVTTALQGFKSWSRADPDARAAALVRAADLIEDRRDRFMALLSTEAGKTLDDGIAEIREAVDFLRYYAARSRQMFGAMQPMPGPTGEDNRLGWRGRGVFVCISPWNFPMAIFLGQVSAALAAGNTVIAKPAEQTPLIAHEVINLLHEAGVPKDVLLCLPGEGDVGAALTSHPKIGGVAFTGSTETARAINRTLAAKDGPIVPFIAETGGLNAMIVDATALAEQVADDVVMSAFRSAGQRCSALRLLFVQEDVADQMIEMIEGAARELKLGDPSQPSTDIGPVIDQDQRDMLAAHVTTISKSQKLVYAGSAPNEGLFFAPHIVELKDAAALDREIFGPILHVVRYKAKKFDSVLDAIDATGFGLTLGVHSRIEATVRKVIDRLDTGNVYVNRNIIGAVVGTQPFGGSGLSGTGFKAGGPHYLMRFAVEQAVSVNTAAAGGNAGLIAMGDG from the coding sequence ATGAACGCTACCACCGCTCAGGCCTTGACCGCATTCCATACCCCGCACGCACCGGATGATGACCGACTGATCAGCAGCTTTGCCCAGGACCTCTCGTTCAGCAGTGTCCAGGACCAGGCGATTGACGCCCGCGCCGGCAAGTTGATCAAGGCGATCCGTTCCGATTCCGGCCAGATGGGCGGCGTCGAGGATTTTCTTCGTGAATATGGCCTGTCGACGCGGGAAGGTCTGGCGCTGATGGTGCTGGCCGAGGCGTTGCTCCGGGTGCCTGATGCGCTGACCCAGGACCGGCTCATCGAGGACAAGCTCAAGGAGGGCGGCTGGAGCGACCATGAGGGCCATGGCGACACCTGGTTTGTGTCGGCCTCGGCCTGGGCGCTGGGCATGTCGGCGCGGGTTATCAAACCTGGTGAAACACCTGAAGGCGTCATGCGCGGCCTAGTCAAGCGGATGGGCATGCCGACGGTGCGCACCGCCACCCGTCAGGCAATGCGGTTTCTGGGGCATCATTTTGTGCTCGGCGAAACCATCCAGGATGCGCTCAGCCGTGCCGCCAAGAACGAAGCGCGGGGCTACCGCCATTCCTACGACATGCTCGGTGAAGGGGCACGTACCCGTGCCGACGCCAAGCGCTACTTCAAGTCCTATGCCGATGCGATCGCGGCGATCGGCAAATCGGCCGACAAGGCCGCTGCCGGGCGCAAATTGCCGGAGCGGCCGGGGATCTCGGTAAAGCTGTCGGCGCTGCATCCGCGCTATCTGCCGACTCATCGGGAGCAGGTGTTGGTGGAGTTGGTTCCAGACCTGATTGAACTTGCCAAGATGGCCAAGGCGTATGACCTCAATTTCACAGTCGATGCCGAGGAAGTGGACCGGTTGGAGCTGTCGCTGGATGTGATCGATCGGGCCTTCGCCGATCCATCGCTTGCCGGCTGGGACGGGTTTGGCCTTGCCATTCAGGCCTATCAGAAGCGCGCACCACAGGTAATCGAGCACATTGCCGGCCTGTGCCGCAAGCACGACCGCCGGATGATGGTGCGGCTGGTCAAGGGCGCCTATTGGGACACCGAGATCAAGCGCGCCCAGGAGCGCGGGCTCGAAGGCTATGCGGTATATACCCGGAAGGCTGCGACGGATCTGTCCTATCTCGCCTGCGCGCGGCAAATGCTTGATCTGCGCACGTTGATCTATCCGCAATTTGCCACCCACAATGCACTGACCGTCGCCACCATCATTGAAATGGCGCAAGACCGCAGCGGCTTCGAATTCCAGCGTCTGCATGGCATGGGCGAAGTAGTTTACGACAGTCTCGCCAAGGGCAATGACCGGGTGCCGTGCCGGATCTATGCGCCGGTTGGCGGATATCGCGATTTGCTGGCCTATCTGGTGCGCAGGCTGCTCGAGAATGGCGCCAACTCTTCCTTCGTTGCGGTTGCCGGCGACAAGAATATTCCGATCACGCAATTGCTGGAGCGTCCCGAGGTCAAGCTTGGTCTTGCTCGTGGACAATCGGCGCGCAACAGTCAGATCCCGTTGCCGCTGGCGATCTATTCCGATCGAGCCAATTCACGCGGCGTCGAATTTGGCGACCGGTTGCAACTGGCATCGCTGGTTGCCGGCATGGAACGCTCGGCGGGCACGGTAGAGGCGGGGCCGCTGGCGCCCGGTCTCAAGCCGGGTGGCCCAGCCCAGGAGGTGCGCTCGCCCTCGGATCCGTCGAAGATTGTCGGCACCGTGAGGTTTACCGATCCGAAGGATGTCGACAAGGCAGTGACAACCGCGCTGCAGGGCTTCAAGTCCTGGTCGCGCGCCGATCCGGATGCCCGTGCGGCAGCACTTGTCCGCGCCGCCGATCTGATTGAGGACCGGCGCGACCGTTTCATGGCGTTGCTTTCGACAGAGGCCGGCAAGACGCTCGATGACGGCATCGCCGAAATTCGCGAGGCTGTCGATTTCCTGCGCTACTACGCGGCGCGCTCGCGGCAGATGTTCGGCGCAATGCAGCCGATGCCCGGACCGACCGGCGAGGACAACCGGCTGGGTTGGCGCGGACGCGGTGTGTTTGTCTGCATTTCGCCGTGGAACTTTCCGATGGCGATCTTTCTGGGGCAGGTTTCGGCGGCGCTGGCGGCCGGCAATACGGTGATCGCCAAGCCTGCCGAACAGACGCCGTTGATTGCCCATGAGGTCATCAACCTGCTGCATGAAGCGGGTGTGCCCAAGGACGTGCTTTTGTGCCTGCCGGGCGAAGGTGATGTCGGCGCGGCGCTGACATCACACCCGAAGATCGGCGGCGTGGCATTTACCGGCTCGACCGAGACCGCGCGCGCCATCAATCGGACGCTGGCTGCCAAGGATGGACCAATCGTGCCATTCATCGCCGAGACAGGCGGCCTCAACGCGATGATTGTCGACGCCACGGCGCTGGCCGAACAGGTGGCCGACGATGTGGTGATGTCGGCGTTCCGCTCGGCCGGGCAGCGTTGCTCGGCACTCAGGCTGCTGTTCGTTCAGGAAGATGTCGCCGATCAGATGATCGAGATGATCGAGGGGGCGGCGCGCGAACTCAAGCTTGGTGATCCGTCGCAGCCTTCGACTGATATCGGTCCAGTGATCGATCAGGATCAGCGCGACATGCTGGCGGCCCACGTGACCACCATCTCGAAATCCCAGAAGCTGGTCTATGCCGGCAGTGCCCCGAATGAAGGTCTGTTCTTCGCGCCGCATATTGTCGAGCTCAAGGACGCAGCCGCGCTTGATCGCGAGATCTTCGGGCCGATACTGCATGTGGTGCGCTACAAGGCCAAGAAATTTGATAGTGTGCTTGATGCCATCGACGCCACCGGCTTCGGGCTGACGCTGGGAGTGCATTCACGCATCGAGGCGACGGTGCGCAAGGTGATCGACCGGCTCGATACCGGCAATGTCTATGTCAACCGCAACATCATCGGCGCCGTGGTCGGCACCCAGCCATTTGGCGGGTCGGGGCTGTCGGGCACCGGCTTCAAGGCTGGCGGCCCGCACTATTTGATGCGATTTGCGGTCGAGCAGGCGGTTTCCGTCAATACGGCCGCGGCCGGCGGCAATGCCGGACTGATCGCCATGGGCGACGGCTGA
- a CDS encoding Lrp/AsnC ligand binding domain-containing protein encodes MKEIDRIDRKILRALQDNGRLTNIELADKISLSATATAERLKRLSRDGYITGYTARLSAEKLDRGMLVFVEVKLDRTTPDVFDAFSDAVRKSDDVMECHMVAGGFDYLIKARVKGMEAYRAFLSDVILTLPGVRETHTYPVMEEVKNTQKLPV; translated from the coding sequence ATAAAGGAAATCGATCGCATCGACCGAAAGATTTTACGGGCCCTGCAAGACAATGGGCGCCTGACCAACATCGAGCTGGCTGACAAAATCAGCCTTTCCGCCACCGCCACCGCCGAACGGCTCAAGCGCCTGAGCCGGGACGGCTACATTACCGGCTACACCGCCCGGCTCTCAGCGGAAAAGCTCGACAGGGGCATGCTGGTGTTTGTCGAGGTCAAGCTCGACCGCACCACGCCTGATGTGTTCGACGCATTCTCCGACGCCGTACGCAAATCCGACGATGTCATGGAATGCCATATGGTGGCCGGTGGTTTTGATTATCTGATCAAGGCGAGGGTCAAGGGAATGGAAGCCTATCGGGCATTTTTGTCCGATGTCATCTTGACCCTGCCCGGCGTGCGCGAAACCCACACCTACCCTGTGATGGAGGAGGTCAAGAACACCCAGAAACTTCCGGTTTGA
- a CDS encoding helix-turn-helix transcriptional regulator: MKGQEALFNRLNAIKTEIDLAGFLRELADRFDFKGFMLVNIPAVVDDRLARLIVLSDMPSGLIETYDAIGLLKNSPVFATLRRSTAPVSWNSATINKDRPTSEIDSSRQLFAYHDMTLGVYFPVHGSTGDRAAVGFLGNRPDLTHTELGELGIFVLHAYDVYSCLKNKDQTAPNLLTARELEVLHWAANGKTSTEIAAILSLSDHTVNTYMNSAMRKLDCVNRTQLVAKALRLHLIS, from the coding sequence ATGAAAGGCCAAGAAGCCCTTTTCAATCGGTTGAATGCAATCAAGACCGAGATCGATTTGGCGGGTTTTCTGCGCGAACTGGCGGACCGGTTCGATTTCAAGGGCTTCATGCTGGTCAATATCCCCGCAGTTGTGGATGACCGTTTGGCGAGGCTGATAGTGCTGTCTGATATGCCCAGCGGGCTGATCGAAACCTATGACGCGATAGGGCTGTTAAAGAACTCACCGGTTTTTGCGACGCTGCGGCGCTCAACTGCCCCGGTGTCTTGGAACAGTGCCACCATCAACAAGGACCGGCCAACCTCAGAAATCGACAGTAGCAGACAACTTTTCGCCTACCACGACATGACCCTGGGTGTATATTTTCCAGTGCATGGATCAACCGGCGACCGCGCGGCGGTGGGGTTTCTCGGCAACCGTCCAGACTTGACCCACACCGAATTGGGTGAACTGGGCATTTTCGTCCTGCATGCCTACGATGTTTATTCCTGCTTGAAAAACAAGGATCAAACGGCACCAAATCTGTTGACTGCACGCGAACTGGAAGTATTGCACTGGGCAGCCAATGGCAAAACGTCGACCGAGATCGCCGCAATTCTTTCCTTGTCCGATCATACGGTCAACACCTATATGAACAGCGCGATGCGCAAGCTCGATTGCGTCAATAGAACCCAACTTGTCGCCAAAGCGCTCCGGTTGCATCTAATCAGTTGA
- a CDS encoding PAS domain-containing protein yields the protein MVRFEFSETTSPKQDLDHIGLTDFEIAGLMSYQHQIGYWRSDMGTGHVFWSKAIFDIYGMAYTKGPVNLTLANDAVHPEDLPYMLELLERTAVEKTGFHYVLRLKNGHNGFKYVRSVGRFRLTEDGREELYGMFEEVVDQVRLVGVVGNPTLAGGIAKR from the coding sequence GTGGTCAGATTCGAGTTTTCAGAGACAACCAGCCCGAAACAGGACCTCGACCATATCGGTCTGACGGACTTCGAAATCGCCGGCTTGATGTCATACCAACACCAGATCGGTTACTGGCGCTCGGACATGGGTACAGGCCACGTATTCTGGTCAAAGGCAATATTCGACATCTACGGCATGGCCTACACCAAGGGACCGGTGAACCTGACCCTGGCAAACGACGCCGTGCACCCAGAAGATCTACCCTACATGCTGGAATTGCTGGAACGCACTGCGGTGGAAAAGACCGGCTTTCATTATGTGCTGCGGCTCAAGAACGGCCACAACGGTTTCAAATATGTCCGCTCTGTAGGCCGGTTCCGCCTCACTGAGGATGGCCGCGAAGAACTCTACGGCATGTTCGAGGAGGTGGTCGACCAGGTTCGCCTGGTAGGCGTCGTCGGCAATCCGACACTGGCGGGCGGGATCGCAAAACGCTGA
- a CDS encoding DUF2333 family protein yields MLDPVIAFFERIFHAIGRGVGVVVSVLLWPFVTVAGWFGERGFMIKAIVGGVLVIFLGLYGYFFWQSQVWTGFDPEYPSKREVIAATPGTELGGGKCAPSAMVAATADLIDFNVNENAWISSMILYKSGFFGIDWDHTPFFDNKAAFQRGVNQAIRRTTVEFVDTLGRVRGTSQVDGNLQDARGALQFDEYTWYFGVNPFGPKTPTPSFYRSAIADLETFNTRLANCEAIYDARADNLIQFIDRIAADVGSTSAILRDRSENYNGGWFDTRADDRFWFSYGQLYGYYGILKATRDDFRDVVVQRNLAQLWDEMDEQLSAALKIQPFIISNGNESGWIMPTHLATMGFYVLRFRSNLVEMRAILDR; encoded by the coding sequence ATGCTTGACCCCGTGATCGCCTTTTTCGAGCGCATCTTTCACGCTATCGGCCGCGGGGTCGGGGTGGTGGTCTCGGTGCTGTTGTGGCCGTTTGTCACCGTTGCCGGCTGGTTTGGCGAGCGCGGCTTCATGATCAAGGCCATCGTCGGCGGTGTCCTTGTCATTTTTCTCGGGCTTTACGGCTATTTCTTCTGGCAATCACAGGTATGGACGGGCTTCGACCCGGAATATCCGTCCAAGCGTGAAGTCATCGCGGCGACGCCTGGAACAGAACTGGGCGGCGGCAAATGCGCGCCATCGGCGATGGTGGCGGCGACGGCTGATCTGATTGATTTCAACGTCAATGAGAACGCCTGGATTTCCTCGATGATCCTCTACAAGTCCGGGTTCTTCGGCATCGATTGGGACCATACACCGTTCTTTGACAACAAGGCCGCGTTCCAGCGCGGTGTAAATCAGGCGATCCGTCGGACCACGGTCGAGTTTGTCGACACGCTCGGTCGTGTACGCGGCACAAGCCAGGTGGACGGCAACTTGCAGGATGCGCGCGGCGCGTTGCAGTTTGACGAATACACCTGGTATTTCGGCGTCAATCCGTTCGGTCCGAAAACTCCGACACCGTCATTCTACCGTTCGGCAATTGCCGATCTTGAGACGTTCAACACCAGGCTTGCGAACTGCGAAGCGATCTACGACGCGCGGGCCGACAATCTCATTCAGTTCATCGACCGCATAGCTGCCGATGTCGGGTCGACATCGGCGATCCTTCGGGATCGTTCGGAGAACTACAATGGTGGCTGGTTTGACACCCGCGCCGATGACCGTTTCTGGTTTTCCTACGGCCAGCTTTATGGCTATTACGGCATTCTCAAAGCCACCCGTGATGATTTCCGCGATGTGGTGGTGCAGCGCAACCTGGCGCAATTGTGGGATGAGATGGATGAGCAATTGTCAGCCGCGTTGAAGATCCAGCCGTTTATCATTTCCAACGGTAATGAGAGCGGGTGGATCATGCCGACCCATCTGGCGACCATGGGATTTTACGTGCTGAGGTTCCGTTCGAACCTGGTCGAAATGCGCGCCATTCTGGATCGCTGA
- a CDS encoding DUF6638 family protein, translating to MKRLVDNELIYGRLLVIDEPHLIGRYNKALEAFGLKPSALASIRIDMTGFSPEIAEELGDSQYLDPNGVNRRFIILTPEQENLPVVHTQFSNTAGLMHEFFDGNRRAVYAVTIKDVLYGEIEDPVEVVTGVEDLLSIEEVRFRVMSAEDMLGKATELRALVDRLQMSKDGWRDDAMLGRMVELAKETGDIRQNALVPDKLVFPHQSYWASHFGGVFIFRDDRSTTVICDSHAPGFRRSRPWEVSYIDISDHARIFEYLSKTGRLQLPRASWVEPSGFFTHRAEMAIADLVRVADPAADLAKADPVWLQTWMHHNASLVAEQGIYPFLQEAMREIATTGQVKMRELRADRRLMLCRAVPAHPDQWLINRLLARLAPFDFVSRFVFDKQGFYEAYEGYSESYRAHVVDVLTATYLSTKAALRSRLYGLEGPQDDA from the coding sequence ATGAAACGTCTGGTCGACAATGAGCTGATCTATGGCCGGCTGCTGGTGATCGACGAGCCGCATCTGATCGGGCGTTACAACAAGGCCCTTGAGGCCTTCGGGCTCAAGCCGTCAGCGCTTGCAAGCATTCGCATCGACATGACCGGGTTTTCGCCTGAGATCGCCGAAGAGCTCGGCGATAGCCAGTATCTCGATCCCAATGGCGTCAACCGGCGCTTCATCATCCTGACACCGGAGCAGGAAAACCTGCCGGTGGTGCATACCCAGTTTTCCAATACTGCCGGACTGATGCATGAATTTTTTGATGGCAATCGCCGCGCCGTCTACGCCGTCACCATCAAGGATGTGCTCTATGGCGAGATCGAGGATCCTGTCGAAGTCGTAACCGGAGTCGAAGATCTCTTGTCGATCGAAGAAGTCCGCTTCCGGGTGATGTCGGCCGAAGACATGCTTGGCAAGGCGACCGAATTGCGGGCTCTGGTCGACCGTTTGCAGATGTCGAAGGACGGCTGGCGCGACGATGCCATGCTTGGCCGGATGGTGGAGCTTGCCAAGGAAACTGGCGATATCAGGCAGAACGCGCTTGTGCCTGACAAGCTGGTGTTTCCGCACCAATCCTATTGGGCCAGCCATTTCGGCGGCGTGTTCATTTTTCGAGATGATCGCTCCACCACGGTGATTTGCGACAGTCATGCACCTGGTTTCCGGCGCTCGCGGCCCTGGGAAGTCAGCTATATCGACATTTCCGATCATGCCCGGATATTCGAGTATCTTTCCAAGACCGGGCGGCTACAATTACCGCGCGCATCCTGGGTCGAGCCGTCGGGCTTCTTCACCCATCGCGCCGAGATGGCGATTGCCGATCTTGTCCGGGTTGCGGACCCTGCGGCGGATCTGGCCAAGGCCGATCCGGTGTGGCTGCAGACTTGGATGCACCATAATGCCAGTCTGGTGGCCGAGCAGGGCATCTATCCATTCCTGCAGGAAGCGATGCGCGAAATCGCAACCACCGGGCAGGTGAAGATGCGCGAATTGCGTGCCGATCGGCGGCTGATGCTGTGCCGTGCCGTTCCCGCCCACCCAGACCAGTGGCTGATCAACAGGTTGTTGGCGCGTCTGGCCCCGTTTGATTTCGTCTCGCGTTTTGTTTTTGACAAGCAGGGCTTCTATGAAGCCTATGAGGGATACTCCGAAAGCTACCGCGCCCATGTTGTGGATGTGCTGACGGCGACCTATCTAAGCACCAAGGCGGCGCTCAGATCGCGGCTTTACGGACTGGAAGGACCCCAAGACGATGCTTGA
- a CDS encoding AAA family ATPase, protein MSQTTGLTTISEEDIARHRSVAQAMVTRVVVLTPQDGGSKTALAGTHRRFVSTVSTSGLRSTREIELARTIQAVRGEDPMLSIPQHTLLFRTRRGIAVALAVAELFARQTDLESLQSRNAGAPLQGPDAERFKRLLSASAYVAVFTLAAYILQTVDGETEPVNDTEEPDFQFDTPQDALKSLLAGLDEAIAGAPDEVSMTARARALARVAIEGLLSRRARFEAMSAFAQSHLRLEADNFTLDGFDVAPGQRRKPLVMSFKKPNEIIGNHLAKHQAMRLSRMVMAYDFDRQLNPFVELGGFLFTFIGDGAPGTGKTILIQMLAGMINDYCEVAGYPFHYENFGVDQISSYQGKSGQNCKAFVDNVLNPRAIGFGTIDDIDQVAAKRSDDRASAGQQEVTAVLMESFAGASTVVRGNCSFGMFSNYPENVDDALRQRAGARWLVDGPQSLDDYIDIFALLAGKNHSIPLGSHELYASQEIKQAVARSYDGHDRPQEEGLLSVWERFEKQHGKVKTIADIGAYLHQIKLAEPRFTGRAIKNITDAIKMRAMDIDLPDEWFETAGAFMHKAYDEKLAMISELRKPFTIEMVLQEINRYADSEFRYTDRSDATAVEEIIRRERQRERAIRDIETMKRDGRWQS, encoded by the coding sequence ATGAGCCAGACAACCGGCCTGACGACGATTTCAGAAGAAGACATCGCCCGCCATCGTTCGGTGGCGCAGGCGATGGTGACGCGCGTCGTCGTGCTGACGCCGCAGGATGGCGGATCGAAAACCGCGCTGGCGGGTACCCACCGGCGGTTTGTCTCCACCGTGTCGACCAGCGGTCTGCGCAGCACCCGCGAGATCGAGCTTGCCAGGACCATTCAGGCGGTGCGCGGCGAAGACCCGATGCTGTCGATCCCGCAGCATACGCTGTTGTTTCGGACCCGGCGCGGCATCGCGGTGGCGCTGGCAGTGGCGGAACTGTTTGCGCGGCAGACCGACCTCGAAAGCCTGCAATCGCGCAATGCCGGAGCACCGCTACAGGGGCCTGATGCGGAGCGGTTCAAGCGGTTGCTGTCGGCATCCGCCTATGTCGCCGTCTTCACGCTGGCTGCCTATATACTGCAGACCGTGGATGGTGAAACCGAGCCGGTCAATGATACCGAGGAACCTGATTTTCAGTTCGACACCCCGCAGGATGCGTTGAAATCGTTGCTTGCGGGGCTTGATGAAGCGATCGCCGGGGCGCCCGACGAGGTGTCCATGACGGCGCGCGCGCGGGCGCTGGCGCGGGTGGCGATCGAGGGGCTGCTTAGCCGTCGCGCCAGGTTCGAGGCGATGAGCGCGTTTGCCCAGTCGCATCTGCGGCTGGAGGCCGACAATTTCACGCTTGACGGTTTTGACGTGGCGCCGGGGCAGCGCCGCAAGCCGCTGGTGATGAGCTTCAAGAAGCCCAATGAAATCATCGGCAACCATCTCGCCAAGCATCAGGCAATGCGGCTTTCGCGGATGGTGATGGCATATGACTTTGATCGCCAGCTCAACCCGTTCGTCGAACTGGGCGGCTTCCTGTTCACCTTCATTGGCGACGGTGCGCCTGGCACTGGCAAGACCATCCTGATTCAGATGCTGGCCGGCATGATCAATGATTACTGCGAGGTTGCCGGCTATCCGTTCCACTACGAGAACTTTGGCGTCGACCAGATATCGTCCTATCAGGGCAAGTCGGGGCAGAACTGCAAGGCGTTCGTTGACAATGTGCTCAATCCGCGGGCCATCGGCTTCGGCACCATCGACGACATCGACCAGGTTGCCGCCAAGCGTTCCGACGACCGCGCCTCGGCGGGCCAGCAGGAAGTCACTGCCGTGCTGATGGAAAGTTTCGCCGGCGCATCGACCGTGGTGCGTGGAAACTGCAGCTTCGGCATGTTTTCGAACTATCCGGAAAACGTTGACGATGCGCTGAGACAGCGGGCAGGTGCGCGCTGGTTGGTCGATGGACCGCAATCGCTTGATGATTACATCGACATTTTTGCGCTCCTGGCCGGCAAGAACCATTCGATCCCGCTGGGCTCGCATGAACTCTATGCCAGTCAGGAGATCAAGCAGGCAGTGGCGCGCTCCTATGACGGCCACGACCGGCCGCAGGAGGAAGGGCTGCTCTCTGTCTGGGAGCGATTCGAGAAACAACACGGCAAGGTCAAGACCATTGCCGATATCGGTGCCTATCTGCACCAGATCAAGCTGGCCGAGCCGCGCTTTACCGGCCGGGCGATCAAGAACATCACCGATGCGATCAAGATGCGGGCGATGGATATTGATCTGCCCGATGAATGGTTCGAGACCGCCGGCGCCTTCATGCACAAGGCTTATGACGAGAAGCTGGCGATGATCTCCGAACTGCGCAAACCTTTCACCATCGAAATGGTGCTGCAGGAGATCAACCGTTACGCCGATTCCGAATTCCGCTATACCGACCGCTCCGACGCCACCGCGGTTGAGGAAATCATCCGTCGCGAGCGCCAGCGGGAGCGGGCTATCCGCGATATCGAGACGATGAAACGCGACGGGCGCTGGCAATCATGA
- a CDS encoding c-type cytochrome, translating to MRISFSMLFGLAVVAGLSVPTAAFADGDAAKGAKIFKKCAACHTATEAKNKIGPHLDNVIDRPVASIEDFKYSKAMIAHAEETPTWTVEALTEFLHKPTKVVKGTKMSFAGLKKDKDIEDILAYLKDPSAAE from the coding sequence ATGCGCATTTCCTTTTCCATGTTGTTCGGCCTCGCGGTGGTCGCGGGTCTTTCGGTGCCGACCGCAGCCTTCGCCGATGGCGACGCTGCCAAGGGCGCGAAGATATTCAAAAAGTGCGCCGCATGTCACACGGCCACGGAAGCCAAGAACAAGATCGGCCCGCATCTGGACAATGTCATCGACCGCCCCGTCGCGTCGATTGAAGATTTCAAGTATTCGAAGGCGATGATCGCGCACGCCGAGGAAACTCCGACCTGGACCGTTGAGGCACTGACCGAGTTTCTGCACAAGCCGACCAAGGTGGTGAAGGGCACGAAGATGAGCTTCGCCGGCCTCAAGAAGGACAAGGATATCGAAGACATCCTTGCCTATCTCAAGGACCCGTCGGCAGCCGAGTAA
- a CDS encoding thymidine kinase: protein MAKLYFSYSTMNAGKTTLLLQASYNYRERGMRTVLFIAALDDRAGIGKVASRIGLESEAIPFRPEDDLFASLKALKAEGEIACAFVDEAQFLTEDQVWQLARVADRLSIPVMAYGLRTDFRGKLFPGSQTLLAIADELREVRTICHCGRKATMVVRTDSDGKVLHEGAQIEVGGNDKYVSYCRRHWDDVINTGVAK from the coding sequence ATGGCCAAACTCTATTTCAGCTATTCAACGATGAATGCGGGCAAGACCACGCTGCTGTTGCAGGCGTCGTACAACTACCGTGAACGGGGCATGCGCACCGTGTTGTTCATTGCCGCGCTGGATGACCGCGCCGGGATTGGCAAGGTAGCCTCGCGCATCGGCCTCGAATCCGAAGCGATCCCGTTTCGCCCCGAAGACGACCTGTTTGCCTCGCTCAAGGCGCTGAAGGCCGAGGGCGAGATCGCCTGTGCCTTTGTCGACGAGGCGCAATTCCTGACCGAAGATCAGGTCTGGCAGCTGGCGCGCGTGGCTGACCGGCTGAGTATTCCGGTCATGGCCTACGGCCTGCGCACTGACTTCCGCGGGAAGTTGTTTCCAGGTTCTCAGACCTTGCTGGCGATTGCCGACGAACTCCGGGAGGTGCGCACCATTTGTCATTGCGGGCGCAAGGCAACGATGGTGGTTCGCACCGATTCCGATGGAAAAGTGCTGCACGAGGGCGCCCAGATCGAGGTTGGTGGAAATGACAAATATGTGTCCTATTGTCGCCGTCACTGGGATGACGTTATAAATACCGGCGTTGCAAAATAG